In one Colletotrichum destructivum chromosome 2, complete sequence genomic region, the following are encoded:
- a CDS encoding Putative deoxyuridine triphosphate nucleotidohydrolase, dUTPase, dUTPase-like superfamily: protein MSPSEPVAAQQQQSDPPAKRVKTTSDDAPVPAAMEPCPPLQVKKLSDKARLPTRGSLYAAGYDLYAAKATTIPARGKALVSTDIAISVPAGTYGRIAPRSGLAAKNFIDTGAGVIDADYRGEVKVLLFNHADADFEVAEGDRVAQLVVERIFTPEIVEVAELEESVRGAGGFGSTGVALA, encoded by the exons atgAGCCCTTCTGAGCCTGTCGCCgcacaacagcagcagtccGACCCTCCCGCAAAGCGAGTCAAGACCACCTCTGACGACGCtcccgtccccgccgccatggAGCCCTGCCCGCCTCTCCAGGTCAAGAAGCTTTCGGACAAGGCTCGCCTGCCTACTCGCGGCAGCCTCTACGCCGCCGGCTATGATCTCTACGCCGCAAAGGCCACTACCATCCCCGCGCGCGGCAAGGCCCTCGTCAGCACCGATATCGCCATCTCCGTCCCTGCCGGCACTT ACGGCCGCATCGCCCCCCGCTCCGGtctcgccgccaagaacTTTATCGACACGGGCGCCGGtgtcatcgacgccgactaccgcggcgaggtcaaggtcctcctcttcaaccatgccgacgccgatttcgaggttgccgagggcgaccgcgtcgcccagctcgtcgtcgagcgcaTATTCACCCCCGAGATCGTCGAGGTTGCGGAGCTCGAAGAGAGCGTgcgcggcgctggcggctTCGGCAGCACGGGCGTTGCTCTTGCGTAG
- a CDS encoding Putative centromere protein Cenp-K produces the protein MSESPRPAGDRYALSLEQSLQELQERIQQYKEELATLQRNGGQRNEHLSRAGRAPFEVMEGAFKQVAGTPPFVPFSDSVLPALVALRKTHQTITESRAYLTSQEASLDQTKRRLENEQANLADQRLLQQSLERRIQSLKNETESRMELTPEQAAKERLDELRHLKKRYDKETSRLLKALRKFIDDHLAAQLAAEELGGPVVGDMMEVDSDQLIAGFNAQGRPAKVKLKPDEDKRQRRLEEVWGLPQEGANERRGEADEAAAASREMRELTEQLLNQLVEAGGDNTAAYVKLPKETAAARFLVRSKVAQFHPRDATKLKLIDFGRELDD, from the exons ATGAGCGAATCACCTCGACCCGCCGGTGACAGGTATGCCTTGAGCTTGGAACAGAGCTTGCAAGAACTGCAAGAAAGAATTCAGCAATACAAGGAGGAGCTTGCAACG CTGCAACGAAATGGTGGGCAGAGGAACGAGCATCTATCCAGAGCAGGAAGGGCGCCCTTTGAAGTCATGGAGGGCGCTTTCAAGCAAGTTGCTGGCACACCCCCTTTCGTGCCTTTCTCGGACTCTGTATTGCCCGCGCTTGTAGCCTTGCGGAAAACTCATCAGACCATTACGGAATCCCGAGCGTATCTGACCAGCCAAGAGGCCTCTCTGGACCAGACGAAACGCCGGCTCGAAAATGAGCAGGCAAATCTGGCCGACCAGAGGCTTCTGCAGCAGAGTCTAGAGAGGCGCATTCAGTCTCTCAAGAACGAGACCGAATCTCGGATGGAGTTGACGCCCGAACAGGCAGCCAAGGAGAGACTGGACGAACTCAGGCATTTGAAGAAGCGCTACGACAAAGAGACATCCAGACTACTCAAGGCTCTGAGGAAGTTCATTGACGATCATCTGGCGGCTCAGCTGGCTGCGGAAGAACTTGGTGGCCCGGTAGTGGGTGATATGATGGAGGTCGACTCTGACCAACTGATTGCGGGCTTCAATGCTCAGGGCCGCCCGGCTAAGGTCAAGCTCAAGCCGGACGAAGACAagcgacaacggcggctCGAGGAAGTATGGGGTCTGCCACAAGAGGGCGCAAATGAGAggcgcggcgaggcggacgaggcaGCAGCCGCCAGCCGCGAAATGCGGGAGCTCACAGAACAACTGCTGAATCAACTCGTGGAGGCAGGGGGCGACAACACGGCGGCGTACGTCAAGCTGCCCAAGGAGACAGCAGCGGCTCGGTTCCTCGTCAGGTCCAAGGTGGCACAGTTCCACCCCAGAGACGCTACGAAGCTCAAGCTGATTGATTTTGGGAGGGAGCTGGATGACTAG